CGCGATTGGGTCCTAAATGGCGGTGAGGATCACTCGTTCTTAGCAACCGTCCCTGCTGGCACCAAGCTCCCGGTTGGCTGCAAGGTGATTGGTGAAGTGGTTGCACAGGAAACAAGTGCTGTGCTTTTGGATGATCAGCCGCTTAGCCCAAAGGGCTGGGACTCGATTCGGTCCTAGCCGTGTAGCTGGGCGTTGAGCTCAATACCTTTGCCGTCTCGTGCGATTGCCTCGATTGCTCCGTTTAGAGAGTTGCGACGGAATAGCAATCCGGGAAGTCCAGAGAGCTCTGCTGCCTTCACGACCTGCGTCCTACCATCCAGATGCAGGGTGACCTTAGAGCCCGCGGTCAGGTAGAGACCCGCCTCCACGACTGAGTCATCGCCAATTGAAATGCCGATTCCAGAGTTGGCTCCAAGCAAAGCGCGCTGACCAATTTCAACGCGGTGCTTACCGCCACCGGAGAGGGTGCCCATTATTGATGCGCCACCACCGATGTCAGAGCCATCACCGACTACAACACCCTGCGAGATACGACCCTCAACCATGGATGCACCCAAGGTTCCAGCATTGAAGTTCACAAAACCCTCGTGCATGATCGTGGTGCCAGGGGAGAGGTATGCACCAAGACGGACGCGGTTCGCATCGGCGATGCGAACTCGCTCAGGAGTCACGTAGTCAACGAGTCTTGGAAACTTATCAATCGAGTGAGCGACTACGCCGGCCTTGCGCAAAGTCATGGTGCGAGAGCGGAAGTCATCGAGTGACATCGCTCCACGATTGGTGAAAGCAACAATCGGAAGGTTGGGAATAAGGCCCTCGAGGTTGATGGTGTTTGGCCTAACCAAAAGGTGTGAGAGCAGGTGAAGACGCAAGTAGGCGTCTTGGGTTGAGGCCACGGGAGCATCGAGGTCGATTTCAACACGGATTACCTCGGTGCGGACATTGCGGACCTCGTCTTGACCGACCATCTCATCAAGTTCACGCGGGGCAAACCACTGCAAATCGGACTTTGGAGCAGCCCCCAACTCGGGGCTTGGAAACCAGACATCCAACAAAATGCCATCCATTGAAACGGTGGCTAATCCGTGGCCCCAGGCCTTCTCAGTTAGGTAGTTATCGCTCATTGACCCAAGAATACAGGTAGCCTTTTGGCTATGGCGCTTGAGATTTCAACCAACCTGACCGAGCTAACAATGGCTGTTTGCAACATTGAATCGGTCTCCGGAAACGAGTCTCAGCTGGCGGATGCGGTAGAGAATGCGTTGGCCGCCTATTCCCATCTCGAGATCATCAGAGACGGTAATGCGGTTGTCGCGAAGACCAACCTGGGTCGAGAGCAACGAGTAGTTATTGCCGGCCACCTAGACACCGTCCCAGTGGCAAATAACCTCCCTGCAACCCTTCATCACTTCGAACGTGAGCAAGTGATTATTGGCCGCGGCACCGTCGACATGAAGGGCGGCATCGCTGTCATGCTCAAGCTAGCCGCTGAGCTTCATGAACCCAAGTACGACATCACTTGGGTCTTCTATGACAACGAAGAGGTCGCCAGTGACCTCAATGGCCTTGGGCGTATTGCAAGAAACCGTCCAGATCTGATCCAGGGTGACTTTGCCGTGCTGTGTGAACCAACCAGTGCACTGATCGAGGGTGGCTGCAATGGCACAATTCGAATTGAGGTAAAGGCCAAGGGCGTCAAAGCCCACTCCGCCAGACCTTGGATGGGAAAAAATGCAATACACGAGCTCACTGATGCTCTGGTGACGCTAAAGAACTTTGAGCCTGAGACCGTAACCGTTGATGGTTTGGACTATCGCGAGAGCCTCAATGCCGTTCTCGCCAGTGCCGGAATCGCCACCAACGTGATCCCTGATGCCGCAACCCTAACGGTCAACTATCGCTTCGCGCCATCTAGGACTGCAGCTGAGGTTGAGCAAAAACTTCGTAATTTGTTTGCTGGTTACGAAGTGGAGGTCACCGATCTCGCACTTGGTGCGAGGCCGGGCTTGGATTTAGGTCTGGCCCAAGGGTTTGCCGCCAGCGTAGGTTCTGAACCCAGACCCAAATACGGTTGGACAGATGTCGCGAGATTTTCAGAGCTTGGAATTCCTGCGGTCAACTTTGGCCCCGGAGACCCATCTTTAGCCCACGCAGATAATGAAAATGTTCCCGTCGGACACCTAATCGATGTCCATAAAGCCCTGGGGGAGTGGCTGCGCGGATAATCGGGTTGGCTATCTGAGGCTAATTTTGGTTTAATTGTGGCTTCAGCGCTTTTTCCTAGGAGTTTTTCTCATGGCAGCTATGAAGCCACGCACCGGAGACGGTCCAATGGAGGCCGAGCGTGAACCGCGCGGACTCATTGTCCTTCGTGTACCGCTAGAAGGTGGGGGTCGCCTGGTCGTATCAATCAATGATGCAGAAGCCAAAGCACTTCACGCCGTTCTAGATGGCGTCATCAAGAAGTAGCGCTCAGCGCTTTACAACAAACAACAATCCATCGCCTGCAAGCGAGATGGTTGATAGAAAATCTTCTGAGCCGTCGAACGCCTTCAGAACGTTTCTCACGGCTACGGTTTCGTCATCGCGCAGTGTCGGGTTCGGAACTCGATCTCTAAACAGAGCGTGTGCAATCACGAGTGCTCCGCCAGGCTTGAGAAGCGAAACCGCAGTTGGTAGCAGGCCTTCGACGTCTTCGGCATCAATATCGATGAAAACCAGATCGTATGCCGACTCCGCCATGTTTCCCATAACCGCGGCAGCTTTGCCAGTGATCGTTCGAAGCCTCGAGGCTGGAATGCTAGCTTGCTTGAAGTTCTCTTTCGCCACGTTTTGATATTCAGGCTCTGAGTCAATCGTGGTGAGAATGCTGTCTGCTGAGGCAGAGAGCAACCAGAGACCGGATACACCAGCGCCGGTGCCGACCTCAACCATGTTCTTAGCTTTTCCAACTGCTGCTAGTAGCGCCAGCTGCGAGCCGGTTGCTGGCGTGATTGACTCGACGCCCAGCTCATCGGCGTGACGTCTTGCGACACGGATGTGCTCTGGCTCGAGGGGGTAATCCTCGGCGAATTTCCAACTCGAAATTTTGTCAATCATGTTGCGCTCAAGCTTAGGCATGCTGCGCGTGAAAACACGGTATTCACTAGGAGTAAACTCTTGGCATGTTCGGTCTTAGCGCGGAGAAGTTCTTGCTCCTTGTGGTGCTGGCCGTAATTATTCTGGGGCCAGATCGACTCCCCTACTACGCCAAGAAGCTAGGCGAGCTCGTCCGTAAAGCCAAGCGCATGATTGACGGCGCGCAGGAGCAGATGAAAACCGAGCTTGGTGGCGACTTCGAGGACATGGACTGGAAAAAGCTTGATCCTCGTCAATACGACCCAAGACGAATCGTTCGAGAAGCCCTGCTTGAGGAAAAGCGTGAACAGCGCAACATCGCACAGCAGCTAAACCGCCCTAAGCCGGTGCACAAACCACTTGAGATTGGTGAAGCCGCGCCGTTTGACGCAGACGCTACCTAGATCTTTCCCATCACCTTGGCCAGCGCTGTCATTAGCGGAGCCATCTTCTTGAAGTCTTTTGCACGGTTCGGCAAACCAATCGGAAGCTTGTTTGCCACACCAATGGTTCGAGTTTCGGTGTAGCGCAACAGCCCGCCAGGTCCGGAGCGTCGACCCATGCCAGATTGCTTCATGCCGCCCATCGGTGCTGCCATCGATGCCATGGTTGCGCGGTAACCCTCGTTGATGTTCACAGAACCTGCCATCAACCTAGAGGCCAGTTTCAAAGCCGCTCGCTGGTCTCCAACAATCGAGGCATTTAGGCCAAACTCGGTGGCATTGGCAAGCTCAACCGCTTCATCCAATGAGTCATAGCCCACCAGTGCTATGACTGGACCAAAGACCTCTTTGTGAAGAATCTCGGCGCCCAGCGGCAAATCCGTCAGAACCGTTGGGCGATAGAAGGTCGGGCCAATCTCACCGGCTGGTTCACCACCTGTAAGGATTCGCGCACCTTCAGCTACCGCTCGTTTGATGAAACCGTCGACGCGCTCGATCTGGGTCTTTGAAGTCAGTGCGCCAAGGTCGTATTCAAACGCATTCGAGGTTCCCAGCGTGAGGCTCTCAACCCTGCGCTTTAGGACTTCTTCAAACTTTTTGAGTGCGTGATTCGGAACGTAGAGTCGTTCGATGGAAACGCATAGCTGACCCGCATTTCCAAAGGCGCTGCCAATCGCAATCTCGGCCGCTTTTTCAAGATCAGCACCCGGCATCACGATCATCGGGTTTTTGCCACCTAGTTCAAGCGAGTAGCCAATCAGGCGCTTCGCAGCTCGCTCGGCAACCAATTTGCCGGTCGGGGTTGAACCCGTGAAGGCCACGTAGTCGGCATTGTCGGTGATGGCGTTTCCAACCTCCGCTGGATCTCCATAGACCACTCGCCAAACGCCCTTTGGCACACCGGCTCTTTCAGCCAAATCACGCAGGGCTAGCACGGTGTGGCTGGTTTGGTTATCTGCCTTTTGAACCACCGTGTTCCCGGCCATCAAAGCCGGAATAACATCCATCAACG
The genomic region above belongs to Aquiluna sp. KACHI24 and contains:
- the dapD gene encoding 2,3,4,5-tetrahydropyridine-2,6-dicarboxylate N-succinyltransferase gives rise to the protein MSDNYLTEKAWGHGLATVSMDGILLDVWFPSPELGAAPKSDLQWFAPRELDEMVGQDEVRNVRTEVIRVEIDLDAPVASTQDAYLRLHLLSHLLVRPNTINLEGLIPNLPIVAFTNRGAMSLDDFRSRTMTLRKAGVVAHSIDKFPRLVDYVTPERVRIADANRVRLGAYLSPGTTIMHEGFVNFNAGTLGASMVEGRISQGVVVGDGSDIGGGASIMGTLSGGGKHRVEIGQRALLGANSGIGISIGDDSVVEAGLYLTAGSKVTLHLDGRTQVVKAAELSGLPGLLFRRNSLNGAIEAIARDGKGIELNAQLHG
- the dapE gene encoding succinyl-diaminopimelate desuccinylase — encoded protein: MALEISTNLTELTMAVCNIESVSGNESQLADAVENALAAYSHLEIIRDGNAVVAKTNLGREQRVVIAGHLDTVPVANNLPATLHHFEREQVIIGRGTVDMKGGIAVMLKLAAELHEPKYDITWVFYDNEEVASDLNGLGRIARNRPDLIQGDFAVLCEPTSALIEGGCNGTIRIEVKAKGVKAHSARPWMGKNAIHELTDALVTLKNFEPETVTVDGLDYRESLNAVLASAGIATNVIPDAATLTVNYRFAPSRTAAEVEQKLRNLFAGYEVEVTDLALGARPGLDLGLAQGFAASVGSEPRPKYGWTDVARFSELGIPAVNFGPGDPSLAHADNENVPVGHLIDVHKALGEWLRG
- a CDS encoding DUF3117 domain-containing protein, whose product is MAAMKPRTGDGPMEAEREPRGLIVLRVPLEGGGRLVVSINDAEAKALHAVLDGVIKK
- a CDS encoding class I SAM-dependent methyltransferase; this translates as MIDKISSWKFAEDYPLEPEHIRVARRHADELGVESITPATGSQLALLAAVGKAKNMVEVGTGAGVSGLWLLSASADSILTTIDSEPEYQNVAKENFKQASIPASRLRTITGKAAAVMGNMAESAYDLVFIDIDAEDVEGLLPTAVSLLKPGGALVIAHALFRDRVPNPTLRDDETVAVRNVLKAFDGSEDFLSTISLAGDGLLFVVKR
- a CDS encoding twin-arginine translocase TatA/TatE family subunit, which codes for MFGLSAEKFLLLVVLAVIILGPDRLPYYAKKLGELVRKAKRMIDGAQEQMKTELGGDFEDMDWKKLDPRQYDPRRIVREALLEEKREQRNIAQQLNRPKPVHKPLEIGEAAPFDADAT
- a CDS encoding succinic semialdehyde dehydrogenase, translated to MDSISVVNPVSGEVIHSLKPYSATDVALEFVEAKKLQPSWNALGAKARAKIAANYADLVIENQDSLMDQLQLETGKSRSHAFEEITGGLAAISYYAKVSPKLLRRKKVRAGVPLMLTAYVEPAPVGVVGIITPWNYPLALTLMDVIPALMAGNTVVQKADNQTSHTVLALRDLAERAGVPKGVWRVVYGDPAEVGNAITDNADYVAFTGSTPTGKLVAERAAKRLIGYSLELGGKNPMIVMPGADLEKAAEIAIGSAFGNAGQLCVSIERLYVPNHALKKFEEVLKRRVESLTLGTSNAFEYDLGALTSKTQIERVDGFIKRAVAEGARILTGGEPAGEIGPTFYRPTVLTDLPLGAEILHKEVFGPVIALVGYDSLDEAVELANATEFGLNASIVGDQRAALKLASRLMAGSVNINEGYRATMASMAAPMGGMKQSGMGRRSGPGGLLRYTETRTIGVANKLPIGLPNRAKDFKKMAPLMTALAKVMGKI